A stretch of the Planktothricoides raciborskii GIHE-MW2 genome encodes the following:
- the lysA gene encoding diaminopimelate decarboxylase yields MVSTPPRVAEKSGRQYLHASGINPELRSPNQELLPLTAKVNSADRLEIGGCDVVTLVQQYGSPLYIVDEATLRTACRQYRQAFEEYYPGKTLVLYASKAWNCLAICAIAASEGLGIDVVTGCELYTALCANVSPEKIYFHGNNKSETELKLAVGSGCTIVVDNWLELETLAAIAEYSSHPVRIMLRLTPGIECHTHEYIRTGHLDSKFGFDPEQVDQVFAFVRQQPSLNCIGLHAHIGSQIFELNPHQDLAGVLVEWLEKAAEYGLPVSELNVGGGLGIRYTEADDPPSISEWVKVVSQAIAAACQSRGVHLPKLLCEPGRSLIGSSCITAYTVGAKKEIPGIRTYVSVDGGMSDNPRPITYQSVYRAAIANRMSAEHTETITIAGKHCESGDILIKDAQLPKLETGDILIVMATGAYNCSMASNYNRQPRPAAVLVCQGEANLILQRETYDDLIQHDRLPERLTIPQV; encoded by the coding sequence ATGGTATCTACTCCTCCTCGCGTTGCCGAAAAATCTGGCCGTCAATACTTACACGCTTCCGGGATTAACCCTGAATTGCGCTCACCGAATCAAGAGTTGCTGCCTTTGACCGCAAAGGTCAACAGCGCCGATCGCCTAGAAATTGGTGGTTGTGATGTGGTGACTTTGGTACAGCAATATGGTTCACCGCTTTATATTGTGGATGAAGCAACTCTGAGAACCGCTTGCAGACAGTATCGTCAAGCCTTTGAAGAATATTATCCCGGCAAAACTCTGGTGTTGTATGCTTCTAAAGCCTGGAACTGCCTCGCAATATGCGCGATCGCGGCTTCCGAAGGCTTAGGCATTGATGTAGTCACAGGTTGCGAACTCTACACCGCCCTTTGTGCCAACGTCAGCCCGGAAAAAATTTATTTCCACGGGAACAACAAATCAGAAACCGAATTAAAACTAGCGGTCGGTTCCGGTTGCACCATTGTGGTAGACAACTGGTTAGAGTTGGAAACCTTGGCAGCCATTGCGGAATATTCTTCTCACCCAGTGCGAATCATGTTGCGCTTAACCCCTGGGATCGAATGCCACACCCACGAGTATATCCGCACCGGCCATTTAGATAGTAAATTTGGCTTTGATCCGGAACAAGTGGATCAAGTGTTTGCCTTTGTTCGCCAGCAACCCAGTTTAAATTGTATTGGCTTACACGCTCATATCGGCTCACAAATTTTTGAATTAAACCCCCATCAGGATTTGGCAGGGGTGTTGGTAGAATGGCTGGAAAAAGCCGCAGAATATGGACTGCCCGTCAGCGAGTTAAATGTGGGCGGTGGCTTAGGGATTCGTTATACAGAAGCGGACGATCCACCGAGTATCTCTGAGTGGGTGAAAGTGGTGAGTCAAGCGATCGCTGCTGCTTGTCAGTCTCGTGGGGTACACTTACCAAAACTCTTGTGCGAACCAGGGCGATCGCTGATTGGCTCAAGCTGTATCACCGCTTACACCGTGGGTGCCAAAAAAGAAATTCCCGGCATTCGCACTTATGTCTCCGTCGATGGCGGAATGTCCGATAATCCCCGACCCATTACCTACCAATCCGTCTATCGGGCAGCGATCGCCAATCGGATGTCTGCCGAACATACCGAAACCATCACCATTGCCGGAAAACACTGCGAATCTGGGGATATTTTAATCAAAGACGCCCAACTGCCCAAGCTAGAAACCGGCGACATTCTCATCGTCATGGCCACGGGCGCCTACAATTGCAGTATGGCCTCTAACTATAATCGGCAGCCGCGACCGGCAGCGGTCTTAGTCTGCCAAGGGGAAGCGAATCTGATTCTGCAACGAGAAACTTATGACGATCTGATTCAACACGATCGCCTGCCCGAAAGACTGACGATTCCACAGGTCTAA
- the rimI gene encoding ribosomal protein S18-alanine N-acetyltransferase — translation MTFFRIDPLTPEFLTAVAELDKSCFGGIWSLDNYRQEMESPNSDLLVVSVTPAPSAADRPSRTSSPPILVGVGCLWSILEEAHITLLAIAPNYQGQGLGQAMLYQLLFCAWQRQLEWATLEVRVSNTPAISLYKKFGFQDVGRRRRYYQDTGEDALILWRYGLHHPGFKNWLAEWKPQICDRLTRSGFRI, via the coding sequence GTGACTTTTTTCAGAATTGATCCCCTGACCCCAGAATTTCTGACTGCCGTAGCCGAATTGGACAAGTCTTGTTTCGGTGGGATTTGGAGTTTGGACAACTATCGCCAGGAAATGGAAAGTCCCAACAGTGATTTACTGGTAGTTTCCGTGACTCCCGCCCCGTCCGCCGCCGATCGCCCCTCCCGAACCTCATCTCCACCCATACTTGTTGGGGTGGGCTGTTTGTGGTCAATTTTAGAGGAAGCGCATATTACCCTATTGGCGATCGCGCCTAATTATCAAGGTCAAGGGTTGGGTCAAGCTATGCTCTACCAATTACTCTTTTGTGCGTGGCAACGGCAACTAGAATGGGCCACCCTGGAGGTGCGGGTTTCTAACACACCAGCCATTTCTCTTTACAAAAAATTCGGCTTTCAGGATGTCGGTCGCCGCCGTCGCTATTATCAAGATACGGGAGAAGATGCCCTGATTCTGTGGCGCTATGGGTTACATCACCCTGGGTTTAAGAATTGGTTGGCGGAATGGAAACCCCAAATCTGCGATCGCCTCACCCGGTCAGGCTTTCGTATCTAA
- a CDS encoding OFA family MFS transporter, translating into MNKITLFGMPAEKGRWLLIPLGLTVYLCLGTVYSWSIFRKPLEDFLNIGATQSLLPFTVLLVVFAMLMPITGFYIDKIGVRQITAIGGVVMGLGYILSSFASNLPILVVTYGAIAGAGVGIAYGVPIAVVAKWFPDRKGLAVGLTVIGFGLSPLVTAPLARIAIAAYGLMPTFAILGVAFTAMILAISTQLKIPPKGWQPAGWQPNIVQNPALIAQERDRLLRSPEFYGLWLCYIIGTFVGLSAIGISSPVAQEIIKLDSGLAAMAVSLFAVFNGVGRPLFGWLTDRIHPQNAAIASYVLILIASIMMINATEGQTITYLIAFSLFWLSLGGWLAIAPTATLSLFKPENYAKNYGIVFTAYGVGALLGTLVAGQIRDIFGTYTYAFYATAALAIVGIIIAEFMLKKHHPKPTKPATV; encoded by the coding sequence ATGAATAAAATCACACTTTTTGGGATGCCCGCAGAAAAAGGTCGTTGGCTACTAATTCCCCTCGGCCTGACCGTTTACCTCTGTTTGGGTACAGTCTATTCTTGGAGTATTTTTAGGAAACCTTTAGAAGATTTCCTCAACATTGGCGCTACGCAAAGTTTACTGCCGTTTACGGTGCTCTTGGTGGTCTTTGCTATGCTGATGCCGATTACAGGTTTTTACATTGATAAAATCGGCGTGCGCCAAATTACGGCCATTGGTGGAGTCGTGATGGGACTGGGTTATATTCTGTCTAGCTTTGCCTCAAATTTGCCCATTTTGGTGGTGACTTATGGGGCGATCGCAGGGGCTGGAGTTGGCATTGCTTACGGAGTGCCGATCGCCGTGGTAGCGAAATGGTTTCCCGATCGCAAAGGACTCGCAGTAGGTTTAACGGTAATTGGCTTTGGTTTGTCGCCATTAGTGACTGCACCGTTAGCCCGCATTGCGATCGCTGCTTATGGACTAATGCCCACTTTTGCCATTTTGGGTGTTGCCTTTACCGCGATGATTTTAGCCATTTCCACCCAATTAAAAATACCGCCTAAAGGATGGCAACCTGCCGGTTGGCAACCGAATATTGTTCAAAACCCCGCCTTGATCGCCCAAGAAAGAGATCGTTTGCTGCGATCGCCGGAATTTTACGGCCTCTGGTTGTGCTATATCATTGGCACTTTTGTCGGACTCTCTGCGATTGGCATTTCCAGTCCCGTTGCCCAAGAAATTATTAAACTTGACTCAGGGTTAGCGGCAATGGCGGTTTCCTTGTTTGCCGTGTTTAATGGTGTAGGTCGTCCCCTGTTTGGTTGGTTAACTGACCGGATTCATCCCCAAAACGCAGCGATCGCCTCTTATGTGCTGATTTTGATTGCTTCGATTATGATGATCAATGCCACTGAAGGTCAGACAATCACCTATTTAATTGCCTTTTCCTTATTCTGGTTATCCCTAGGCGGCTGGTTAGCGATCGCCCCCACCGCCACCTTAAGCTTATTTAAACCAGAAAATTACGCCAAAAACTACGGAATTGTCTTCACTGCTTACGGGGTTGGCGCATTATTAGGCACCTTGGTTGCCGGACAAATCCGAGATATTTTTGGCACCTATACTTATGCCTTCTATGCCACTGCCGCATTAGCGATCGTTGGCATCATCATCGCCGAATTCATGCTGAAAAAACATCATCCGAAACCGACTAAACCGGCTACCGTATAA
- a CDS encoding filamentous hemagglutinin N-terminal domain-containing protein: protein MNKQRKWLDAIAPFFPNLISLFLSSNTLNAQIIPDSTLPNNSVVNIDGQQQQITGGTEAGNNLFHSFAQFNVLTGETAHFQNPVAIQNIITRVTGGQISNIDGLIQANGNANLFLINPSGIIFSPNAQLNIGGSFLGTTADSLLFPNGIEFNANIGANVGAVREAPLLSINLPIGLQFGTNPGVIRVEGIGHSLKTNNPIFSPLLGPGESATGLRVPSHETLALVGGDIFIEGGILTAPGGRIELGAVGQGSVILNATSSGWTLDYQGLSNVANFKDIQLSQRALADVSGTESSSLQVQGRNLVISDGSLLLMQNQGTENDGDLRINTTESIEIRGFIPDGSISSGLRSETLGDGNGGNIVISTAKLLLDDSGIIDNRTFGQGSGGNIQVDASESIEAIGLTSIQLGQSGLLTANYSSGQSGNITVSTQNLTLRDGAILVSGVFGSALGGEVIVNATDSVKLIGTHPTFGNRSIIGTNVLGSGNANRVTVNTAHLFIENGGSVSTSTLASGHAGDLTINATESIEVNGTYDNNHKSAIASRNYISPPLIRQFRLPEMPSGDAGTIAINTPVLKIADQGEISVVNQGTGNPGQILINADTIMLNSQGSISALTREGSGGNITLNTRNLEVNNSTINASTSSSGNGGDININASESVEVIGTGYENLQEGIITPAVNRSLTLANFTTGIFTVSEGSGNSGNILIATPNFSARNGGLVATTTLGAGQGGEIIINAGNILTIDNSLLATGTFTNANSGDIHLTSQQMIAQGAAQALTSTFGSGKAGNLTVNVSESIDLIDPSN from the coding sequence ATGAATAAACAACGAAAATGGCTTGATGCGATCGCGCCTTTTTTCCCCAATTTAATATCGCTGTTTTTATCATCAAACACCCTTAACGCCCAAATCATTCCTGACAGTACCCTGCCCAACAACTCAGTAGTCAATATTGACGGACAACAACAACAAATCACTGGGGGTACGGAAGCAGGAAATAACTTATTTCACAGTTTTGCCCAGTTTAATGTCCTAACTGGAGAAACTGCCCATTTTCAGAACCCTGTCGCCATTCAAAATATCATCACCCGTGTCACCGGGGGGCAAATCAGTAATATTGACGGATTAATTCAAGCCAATGGTAACGCTAATCTATTTTTAATCAATCCCAGTGGCATCATATTTAGTCCCAATGCCCAATTAAACATTGGCGGCTCATTTTTAGGCACAACCGCAGACAGCTTATTATTTCCTAATGGAATAGAATTTAATGCTAATATAGGAGCAAATGTAGGAGCGGTTCGCGAAGCGCCCCTACTATCAATTAATCTTCCCATAGGCTTGCAATTTGGCACAAATCCTGGGGTCATTAGAGTAGAAGGAATAGGTCATAGTCTCAAGACCAACAATCCCATATTTTCACCACTTCTAGGACCTGGTGAAAGTGCCACAGGTTTGCGCGTCCCATCTCATGAAACCCTCGCTCTCGTCGGTGGTGACATATTTATAGAAGGAGGAATTCTCACCGCACCAGGTGGAAGAATTGAATTAGGGGCAGTGGGGCAAGGAAGTGTCATCCTGAATGCCACATCATCCGGCTGGACTTTGGACTATCAGGGACTATCTAATGTTGCTAATTTTAAAGATATTCAACTCTCTCAAAGAGCCCTCGCTGATGTCAGTGGCACTGAAAGTAGTTCCCTACAAGTGCAAGGACGTAACCTGGTGATAAGTGATGGTTCTTTATTGCTGATGCAAAACCAAGGAACAGAAAACGATGGGGATTTGCGGATTAATACTACTGAGTCTATAGAAATTCGAGGCTTTATCCCCGATGGAAGTATCAGCAGTGGACTACGCAGTGAAACCCTGGGCGATGGAAACGGTGGAAATATTGTAATTTCAACGGCAAAATTACTCCTGGACGATAGCGGAATTATTGACAATAGAACCTTCGGTCAAGGGTCAGGGGGAAATATTCAAGTTGATGCCTCTGAGTCCATCGAAGCCATTGGTTTGACTTCCATACAGCTTGGTCAAAGTGGTCTACTTACGGCGAATTATAGTTCTGGACAAAGTGGCAATATTACGGTGTCCACCCAAAATTTGACCCTTAGAGATGGAGCCATATTGGTTTCTGGAGTTTTTGGGAGTGCCCTGGGAGGAGAAGTAATCGTCAATGCCACTGATTCTGTAAAACTGATTGGAACCCACCCAACATTCGGGAATAGAAGCATTATCGGAACTAATGTGTTGGGTTCGGGAAATGCTAACAGAGTTACAGTTAATACGGCTCACTTATTCATTGAAAATGGCGGATCTGTTTCTACCAGTACCTTAGCATCAGGCCATGCCGGAGACTTGACAATTAATGCGACCGAATCTATAGAAGTCAATGGCACATATGATAATAATCATAAAAGTGCGATCGCATCCAGGAATTATATCTCACCCCCACTAATCAGACAGTTCAGATTACCTGAGATGCCTTCTGGAGATGCGGGGACGATCGCCATTAATACCCCGGTACTAAAAATCGCCGATCAAGGTGAAATCTCAGTTGTCAATCAGGGTACAGGAAATCCGGGGCAAATCCTGATCAATGCCGATACAATCATGTTGAATTCTCAAGGCAGTATCTCCGCGCTCACTAGAGAAGGATCCGGAGGAAATATTACCCTGAATACTCGCAACCTGGAAGTAAATAATAGTACCATTAATGCCTCTACTTCTAGCTCTGGAAATGGTGGTGATATTAACATTAATGCCAGTGAATCTGTAGAAGTTATTGGCACTGGATATGAGAACTTACAAGAAGGGATTATCACTCCGGCTGTGAATAGAAGCCTGACTTTAGCAAATTTTACCACGGGAATTTTCACCGTAAGCGAAGGGTCAGGAAACTCCGGAAATATTCTCATAGCAACCCCCAATTTTAGTGCCAGGAATGGGGGACTGGTGGCGACGACGACTTTAGGCGCCGGACAAGGGGGAGAAATTATCATTAATGCGGGAAATATTCTCACTATTGATAATTCTCTTTTGGCCACAGGCACGTTTACTAATGCCAATTCAGGAGATATTCATCTCACCAGTCAGCAAATGATTGCCCAAGGCGCTGCCCAAGCATTAACTTCGACTTTTGGATCCGGAAAAGCTGGGAATTTAACGGTGAATGTTTCTGAATCTATTGATTTAATTGACCCCAGTAATTAA
- a CDS encoding S-layer family protein → MATGLLASSAENAAGQGGNITVKTGRFNISDGAAVTVSGSGIGNAGNIFLEAVFLFLEQGIISATSAAGEGGNTTLKIGDILQLRNRSAISTRAGTEASGGGNGGNIRIDTPFLIAFPSENSDITANAFAGKGGNININSSGIYGLVERQQLTPRSDISASSQFGLDGNISINTEIDATAGLVELSTEAVDPNSLISQACADYQGSSFTVSGRGGLPSDPTQLLESLHPWQDVRFLSQDLSILLPILTLKFGIKKQNLLTNTRANNSVVEATGWVINQRGNIELFGDIPDGKNHVFFENKQCYAPVQ, encoded by the coding sequence TTGGCCACGGGTTTATTAGCTTCGTCTGCGGAAAATGCGGCGGGACAAGGAGGAAATATTACGGTAAAAACTGGCAGATTTAATATTAGCGATGGGGCCGCTGTCACTGTCAGTGGCTCAGGAATTGGTAATGCGGGAAATATATTTCTTGAGGCAGTTTTTCTATTTTTAGAACAAGGGATAATTAGCGCGACCAGTGCAGCGGGAGAAGGGGGAAATACTACCCTAAAAATTGGTGACATTTTACAGTTAAGAAATCGTAGTGCAATTTCTACTCGTGCCGGAACCGAAGCCAGTGGCGGTGGTAATGGCGGAAATATCAGAATCGATACACCTTTTTTAATTGCATTTCCCTCAGAAAATAGCGATATCACCGCCAATGCTTTTGCGGGAAAAGGCGGGAATATTAATATTAACAGTAGTGGGATTTATGGTTTAGTTGAACGCCAGCAACTCACCCCCCGCAGCGATATTAGCGCTAGTTCTCAGTTTGGGTTGGATGGCAACATATCTATTAATACAGAAATTGATGCTACGGCTGGTTTAGTAGAGTTATCTACTGAGGCAGTTGATCCAAATTCGCTGATTTCTCAAGCCTGTGCGGACTATCAAGGGAGTTCATTTACTGTCAGCGGACGGGGTGGTTTACCCTCAGACCCGACTCAACTTTTGGAAAGTTTACACCCGTGGCAAGATGTGCGATTTTTATCTCAAGATTTGTCAATTTTATTGCCTATTTTAACGTTAAAATTTGGCATAAAAAAACAAAATTTATTGACCAATACAAGGGCAAATAATTCAGTTGTTGAGGCTACCGGATGGGTGATAAATCAGCGAGGTAACATAGAATTATTTGGCGATATTCCTGATGGCAAAAATCACGTTTTTTTTGAAAACAAACAATGTTATGCTCCGGTTCAATAA
- a CDS encoding DNA polymerase III subunit gamma/tau, with translation MSYEPLHHKYRPQTFADLVGQEAIATTLSNALQLNKIAPAYLFAGPRGTGKTSSARILAKSLNCLKGNSPTDQPCGICEVCRSITNGSSLDVIEIDAASNTGVDNIRELIERAQFAPVQCRHKVYIIDECHSLSASSFNALLKTLEEPPSHVVFVLATTDPQRVLPTIISRCQRFDFRRIPLDAMVQHLQDIAGKENINITPEALLTVAQISQGGLRDAESMLDQLSLLPGEVTIAQVWNLVGAVPEQDLMQLLQAIAADNPEAVLDRVRAIMDRGREPLVVLQNLTSFYRDLLIAKTAGDRADLVAITPATWAELRQFAQTQDVGKILQGQQHLRACEAQIKNTTQPRLWLEVALLGLLPSALNVTQQVVASPSPRAVSPQPGTQPSYQPVAATPTPATPVSQPQAGERSYGQTPAVAATPAPQSDSPPPKREQASGSASGHLPNPETQAAQVPNSPADLNDLQSLWQQVLAHLPLPSQALLKQQGTLISVQEHEVRLGFRSQNLIKIAAEPKLPQIKDAFAKVLGRAIQVRLEVSGDSATPAPATSQPQRSLPTAPVQPPAATPAATPPTPQPAPVSEVRQSLPAQRPTQTTPPVQTVTVANGQGNVPLTQSVAVAKPGAGAIVLRTAVAIATVNTSANYQVSRPQQTTKVYVDESEAIAAAQKLADMFGGTVVTDFEDSDSFYRDRIEQSSEPMNDISLEVEDFSDIAEEVVETAAMPQPLSWTENGRSPQGIRFAESANNFMPTDDEDEAKILSELAAEEFGGIEF, from the coding sequence ATGTCTTACGAGCCACTACATCATAAGTATCGTCCACAAACTTTTGCCGATTTAGTTGGTCAAGAGGCGATCGCCACCACCTTGAGCAATGCGCTGCAATTGAATAAAATCGCTCCAGCTTATTTGTTTGCGGGGCCAAGAGGCACCGGCAAAACTTCTAGTGCGCGAATTTTAGCGAAATCTCTGAACTGTCTTAAGGGTAATAGTCCGACGGATCAACCTTGTGGGATTTGCGAAGTTTGTCGCAGTATTACTAATGGTTCATCTCTGGATGTGATTGAAATTGATGCGGCAAGTAATACGGGAGTTGATAATATTCGCGAGTTGATTGAGCGAGCGCAATTTGCCCCGGTACAATGTCGCCACAAAGTTTATATTATTGATGAATGCCATTCTTTGAGTGCTTCTTCTTTTAATGCATTGTTAAAAACTTTGGAAGAACCGCCCAGTCATGTGGTTTTTGTGTTGGCAACGACAGACCCACAACGAGTTTTGCCGACGATTATTTCTCGGTGTCAGCGCTTTGATTTTCGGCGCATTCCTTTGGATGCAATGGTGCAGCATTTACAGGATATTGCGGGGAAAGAAAATATTAATATTACCCCAGAAGCATTGCTGACTGTGGCGCAAATTTCTCAGGGAGGATTGCGTGATGCGGAAAGTATGCTGGATCAGCTTAGTTTGTTGCCCGGTGAGGTGACGATCGCGCAAGTTTGGAATTTGGTTGGGGCTGTTCCAGAGCAAGATTTGATGCAGTTGTTGCAGGCGATCGCTGCGGATAATCCAGAGGCGGTTCTTGACCGGGTGCGGGCAATTATGGATCGGGGTCGAGAACCTTTGGTGGTGTTGCAAAACCTGACCAGTTTTTACCGGGATTTATTGATTGCGAAAACTGCGGGCGATCGCGCGGATTTGGTAGCGATTACCCCGGCAACTTGGGCAGAATTACGTCAATTTGCCCAAACTCAAGATGTGGGGAAAATATTACAAGGTCAGCAACATTTGCGGGCTTGCGAAGCGCAAATTAAAAATACTACGCAGCCCCGTTTGTGGTTGGAAGTGGCTTTATTAGGATTGCTGCCTTCTGCTTTGAATGTGACGCAGCAAGTTGTCGCAAGTCCCAGTCCACGGGCGGTTTCCCCGCAACCGGGAACACAGCCTAGCTATCAGCCCGTTGCGGCAACTCCAACTCCGGCAACCCCAGTCAGTCAACCCCAAGCTGGGGAGCGGTCTTACGGTCAAACCCCTGCGGTGGCGGCAACTCCAGCCCCACAAAGCGATTCCCCCCCGCCGAAGAGGGAGCAAGCTTCGGGATCCGCTTCGGGGCATCTGCCAAACCCAGAAACCCAGGCAGCACAAGTGCCCAATAGTCCGGCTGACTTGAATGATTTGCAGTCTTTATGGCAACAGGTACTTGCCCATCTTCCTTTGCCCAGCCAAGCCCTATTAAAACAACAGGGAACCTTGATTTCGGTTCAAGAACATGAAGTTAGATTGGGTTTTCGATCGCAAAACCTGATTAAAATTGCGGCTGAACCGAAATTGCCACAAATTAAAGACGCTTTTGCTAAAGTCCTGGGAAGGGCGATCCAAGTTCGTCTCGAAGTCTCTGGAGACAGCGCGACCCCAGCACCGGCAACCAGTCAACCACAAAGGTCGTTGCCCACTGCCCCGGTTCAGCCACCGGCAGCGACACCGGCAGCGACACCTCCGACCCCACAACCGGCGCCTGTGTCAGAAGTGCGTCAAAGTTTGCCCGCGCAAAGGCCAACTCAAACTACGCCACCTGTGCAAACAGTAACGGTTGCTAATGGTCAAGGAAATGTGCCGTTAACCCAGTCGGTTGCAGTGGCAAAACCAGGGGCAGGGGCGATAGTGCTCCGCACCGCTGTTGCGATCGCCACGGTTAATACAAGCGCGAATTATCAAGTTTCTCGACCGCAGCAAACGACAAAAGTTTATGTGGACGAGTCAGAGGCGATCGCGGCTGCCCAAAAACTAGCGGATATGTTTGGCGGAACCGTGGTCACGGATTTCGAGGATTCAGATAGTTTTTATCGGGATAGAATAGAGCAATCTTCGGAGCCGATGAACGACATATCATTAGAAGTCGAGGATTTTTCTGATATTGCCGAAGAGGTTGTAGAAACAGCCGCAATGCCGCAACCGTTATCTTGGACAGAAAATGGGCGATCCCCGCAAGGGATCCGCTTCGCGGAATCGGCTAATAATTTTATGCCTACTGATGACGAGGATGAGGCAAAAATTTTATCAGAGTTGGCGGCTGAAGAATTTGGGGGAATAGAGTTTTAA